TTCCTTTCCTTCGCTAGGGGACTGTCCTACTACTCACGGATGCTGCAttcttgatctttctgcctccagccTGGGCAGCACTGGAGTTCAGAGGGGCTGTAGGGCAAAAAGGGGACAGCAGGTTCCCATAGCATGGGTCACTAGTGCTGGCTGAGGTGTGGGAGTCTTTCCCAGCCCCACTTAGAAAATTTAGCCATGATGTCACCGTCCGTAGTCATAGTACCCATGTTCCCAAGccctcttttccccttccctgcccttcccACCATCTGTCCTGGCTATCTATTACCTGCCAGGCTGCCCCTCAGAGACCCTTCTTTCAGGCCCATAACCTCCTACCCTcctctttattttccaaaaggaCCCAAGCCTAGTTAGCCACCATCTCTATCAGCCGGGCTCCCACAAGACCCACCTGCCGCCTCTACAGACATGCTGGCCAGTTGGGTCCAGTGTGGATTCCTGGGACCCCCGAGTCCAGAGCAGCAGCAGGGGGACCATCATCCCAGGCCCCATGGCGGCCAGTGGAGTAGGAGGGCCCAGTTTGATCTGATCCCCACAGCTCCCAAccccctcctgtttcctctcaaGGCTTTTCCTGAGGAAGCCAGCACAGAGGGCGGGCTGCTAAGAGGCACCTCCCTGAAAGGGCAGGCAGCAGAACAttcagaaatgaaagggaaatCAGACGATGATGAAGCTGGAAGCGGCTTAGCCTAGAGGAGGCCGAAAGACTGAAGTCACAGGTTCTCTAAGTATTGGAAACAGGCAAAgcggtggggtgagggtgggagccATACTCCCAAAATAAAGAGACATTCTTCATCCTCAAAGAGGAGCCAAGAAGACCCTTTAATGAAACATCACCATGCCTCTGTTCCTGGCTGGGCTGGGAGACAACATGGACCACTaacagacagagagagcgagCATTTTTAGGGGTATTATGGGTCAACGTTTTATTGCACTGGTTGTATGAGCCTCAGGGAAGCAGGCAGCCCTCTGTCTCACAATGGGGAAAGCAGAACTCAGAGACATATTTACCTCTGGCTCTGAAGTGTGGGACAGAGATGTCAAGAAAGGGAGACAGGCTGAAATCCCATCATGCCTAGTGCAAGCTAGGTACAGAGGGAAGCCTCGCCCTTGTTTGAGGTCACACATCCATATACAACCGGAACCCAAAGTTAGTCCTCTTGTGTAGCTGAAGCCCTCGGACCACAATGGTCACTGAAAGCAGAGAAGGACTAGTCAggagttgggggctggaaggCTGCCCACAGGTTCCAGGTGGTGTTGCTGCGGGGcctcttctccttcctgtctACCGGGAGCTCTGCTGCTGGTCTCAGCTTCAGGGGTCTCAGTTTCACCTCGATACCATAAGCTAAAGCTGAAAGGAAAACCAAGAGCGGTACATTGAGCCAGGAAGACAAGAGATGCTAGTGAGGCGGGCTGAGGGTAGAGAGAGGCTTTGGAGGAGAGCGGGTGGTACAAAGTCACAGGGATAGAAGGCAGTCAGGGCAaagaagcaggagggagaacagggCCAAAGGGAGAAAAGTAGCAGGGAGAAGAACCAGGCAGGCCCCTCCTTcaccctcctcctgccctcccctcctccaacatACAAATTCTGTATTCTGGATCCAGGAACCAGGGGAGCATCTTCCTTGTCATTGGACAGCAGGAGCCACGAGTCATCCTCATCGTCACTAAGATAAAAGAGATGTGGGGTTTAAGGGATACTGTGAGTCCGGCTCCTGTGGAGGACTTTCAGGAGGTCAGGGGAGGATGGAGTGACGGGAGAGGCCTCAGGGCAGAAGAGGGACACTAGATACAGGACATCTTGAGGGTTTCACTTTATAGCCCGGCAAACAATAGCCCTTCACACGGCTGTAGCCACAGCTTCCTTTAGTAAAGAGATCCCGCCgagaaggaagcagaaatgaaTGCGGAGAAGTGGCGTTAGCAATTTCTTCAGCGGGATGGacagcagccaggacaaacaggaGCAGCGGGTTCCGGAGGGAAGGAGAGCAGCTGGACAGCAGGTTTGGTGGGCACGGAAGTAGAACTGCAGCAGGCAGAAGGGTTCGTTTGGCGGGTATGGAAGCAGGGTCTTACctactctctgcttcctctggtgTCCCTAACATCTTGGCCTTGATCTTCTTCCGCTGTTTCTTGACTGCCACCTTCATGGCTTCAAGTAGAAGCCCAGGGACCCGGTGATCTGAGAGCAGCTCTCTAAAGAAtgggtgggagggggaagaaagtgGACATGCCAACAGTAAGTTTCAATCCAGTACCTGAGCTCTGCTGTTTCCTCTGGAAACACCTGAAGGCTCTCAATTGCTAACACCTGTGAGCTTAGGCGGCCCCTTCTCAGAATACTTCCAGCCTACTGCTTCGGCTTAGTGACCCTTGGTGCTGCCCCGCTTGAATGAGATTCCAGGAGGGCAGGGACGATGGAATTTATTTCTTCCCAGTGCCTGAGCAGGACAGTGGCAAATGTCACTGCTGACCCTATACATGATCGATCCAAAGGATGAGGTGGGGTGACCTGTAGGCCAGGTACAGGCGTCCTGGCTTCCGGCCCCTCACCGCTGGAAGTAGGCCAATTCCTCCTTGAGCAAGAATACGTTGGCTTTGAGCTCATTCCGCTCCTGAAGGATCTGCTCAAGCTCCTCCCGGGTGAAGCCACACTGAACTGCCTCTGGAGGGTGCCCTGGCTGCTGCGGAGCATCCACCTGTGCAAGGTCAGGCATGGTCAGACGGTAGTCACtcttgctccccctcccccaagccccaGTGCTCACAGTAATGTTAGGGGAAGTGTCTCGTAGGAAAACTTAAGGGACAAGATGGCTGCTACATGAGCTGGAGGACTACTGCTGCAACCGAAACGGTAGTTTTCGGGCTTCCTGCGGGCCCACCAAGAGCTGAATGCTGTGAGTTCTGGGATGTCCTGACTCCTCTCCGGCTCTCACCCGGTCATCTAGGGTTGCTACTTCGGGCTTCAGTCTCTGTTCTTCAGCCAGCTGGCGGGAGCCATCCAGAGCCATTTGGCGCTCCCTCTCCCTGTCCTGCGCCGCCCTGAGTTGGGTCTGCACTGCGGCCAGCTTGTACCGCAGCTCCGAGTTGATCAGCAGGAGGCGCTGCAGCTGCTCCTGCAACTGGGGGTGGAGCGAGAGAGCTAGTGGGCGGGGCTCCGAAGCCGGCCACAGCCCCGCCCCACTCCGCTGGCCCGTTGGGCTCCGCCCTCACCGCCTCCGTCTCTGGGCTTCGGCGCATTAGATCTCGGCTGTGTGCCCGAAGCTCGTCCCGCTGTCGGTCCGTCACTTCCTTGAGCTGTCGCAGCAGCTCGCGCTCCTCTGAAGACGGGGTGTTCTTAGCACCATTCTCCGGGGTGCTAAAGCCCCTAGTGCCCCTAGCTCACTGTGCTTGGGCGGAACCCGCACTCACCCTGCGGCCCTGAGCCTAGCTCCTGGCGGAGACGCCTGTTCTCCTCGCTCAGCCGCCGCAGCTCCAGTTCGGCCTGCTGCGCGGACACCTGCAGCTGGGGGAGCCAGGGAACTCGGGGTTAGGGCCTGCCGGCTGCCCAGGGTAAGAGGAGGAGCCGGTGACTCACCGAGTCCGGCGCCGGCCCCACGGCAGCCTTTTCCAAGAGCTCCAGCGCCCGCACCACTAGTGGCACGAGCCCAGCCGCCGCGTCGGGCCCGAAACGGCGTGCCAGCTCCTGCAGCTCAGTGCCCAGGGCCCCTGCTAGATGGTACACGAGCTCCGCGGCTGACCCCGCGCCCACAGCACACCCCTGGTTGGGTGATCCGGACGCTGCCCTCCTGGGCTCCATTTTTTCTCTCCTAAGGCCAAAAGCCGCCCCCACCCTCAACTGGGACAGGAACAAGCCAAACAGTTCCGGCCCAGGAAGTTTAGGGCCATAAGGGGCGGAGAAGAAGCGACAAGGGAGGAGCAAAAGGGGGAAAGGCCCTGGGGTGGGAGAGTGCCCGGCGCCCTTTGAGCCCAGTTCTGGTCCACCTACAAGGTCACTGATACAGGACTGCCAATTTCCAAGCAGGTCTCTAAGAGCTGAGGACCACGGCTCTAAGTGGTCACTTTAGGAAAGCCCTCCCCATAGCGCCTGATACAGGCTCCGCCCCTGGTCTTGGCAGCCAAGCTCTCCAGAGAGGTGAAGGATTGAAGGTCAGCAAACAGCCTCTACTGGATCGCAGGCACAGCCGGCGAAGAGCTTGCTGCTCTATCAGGAACGACAAGGTTTACAAAAAAACAAGGCTGGACACTACAGCTACACGACCACGGAGTTCTAAAGCGATGTTAAAATAGGTGGGTTTCCACGTACAGAGAAACCAGCAAATACGGCCAAAGTAGAGTGTGAAGGCCAGACCCAACTCAGCTGAGTCTAGGGTATATTCAAAGCCCTGAAGGGGAGGCCCAGTACCTTGCTGTGAATTGCCCAAGCCAGTCCCCAGAGTTATCAATACCCAGAATTTGAACTcttaaaagcaagaaaacaaaagcaatcctatttatacaaaatttattacattttgttCAGAATTACAGTCTATCAACAACACAAGCACAAAACACAAAGGGGCCAGGCTGCTGAATGTCAGCAGCTTGTCTGTGGGGAGGGTCAGAGGTTCCAGCCTTTGGGGAATCTGAAGCAGAAGGAAGCAAGAAGTAACTAGGCGTAGAGATCCTCTCTGTCTGCAGAATAGACCTCACCCTCCTGCAGGAGGGCAAAGTTGAGGAAGTGGGAGGGCCTATGGACCTCATGGTAGAATTCCTTGGGGTTTGCCAGCTGCAGCTCATATTTCATGTTGGGATCATGCCGAACACCTTAGAGAAGGGGAAACATCAGATGTTAACAAGGTCTCCCTGCCTCACCCGACCCTTCGGCAGTCAGACCCCAAGAGACAAGAGTGCTGGCTTCTGTCTCCACCAGATCACATACCCATAAAGTTGTAGTTCCAGGAGGACTGGGCAGGAACCATAAAGAAGCCGAGGAATCGGTCTGACAGGAGCATCTGCACCCTCTCGTAGTGCGAGGGCAGGTAGCCTTTGGGGTTGTTGCCTTTGTCGGTGTTCTGCCGGCCCCACTCATAGCCACTGGGGGTCAGCTTGTAGGCTGTCAGTGTGCAGGAGCCTGGGGTGAAGCTGCAGGGGAAAGAAACAGACAGGTTGAGTGCTCAGGCCACTAATTCAGGTCCTGACCTCAATACCTGCCCTATAATATAATATCTCCACTCAAGGAGCCCCACACCCACCTACAGGTGATGATAATTGTCTTCTCGCCATCCCAGGACGGGTTGTCAGCCATGATCTTGGCATGAGTGGTAACATCTTGGGGTGATAACTGGGGAGACTCATTGGGCTGAGTGTGGATCCAACCTAGGGGTTCCATCTCCTGCAGGCAAAGAGCAATAAGGAGCGGTTCAACCTATCTGCAGACAAATGTCACCCATCAGGGTAACACTGCagaaagttcaattcccaggctCCGCCACCATCACAAACCTTGAGGTACTCGTGCTGGGGCAGCTGGCTGGGCAGGTGCACAGTCTGGTGAGTGCCCCACTGCGGCACCATCACAATGCAGCGGATCTCCTTCACCTGAGGGTTATCTGGAGGACTCACCCCATATAGGTATCCTGCAATCTAGAGACGAGGGGATCAGACTATTCTCAGTGCAATTCGGAGTGCCAGAATTTCTTCCCATTCCCAAGAAAATGGTGGGTTTTTCAAAATACAGTCAAAAACCATTGGGACAGAATCATCTGGTTACTTGGTCAAAATGTTACACATTAACCCCATCCCAAACACCCCCATGATCTGGGAGAATCAAATTTGGGTTATTAGGTTTGGTGGCCAAGTATCTCTACCTACTAAACCCAGGTCTTAAAAATTATCATTGGAGTTCGAGAGACGGCTTAGTGAAGagtattggttgctcttccagtggacctgaGACAGATTCCTGGCATCCGcacgatggctcacaactgtctgtaactccagttccagggcacctggCACTCTCTGCTGCCCTCCACAGGTATTGCATGCATATgacgcagacaaaacacccatatatatatacatatgtgtgtatgtatgtatgtatgtatgtatataagggctggagagatggcttagtagttaagatcactgactgctcttccagaggacccggattcaattcccagaacccacattgcagctcacaagtgtgactccagttccaggggatccaacaccctcacacaggcatacatgaaggcaaaaatgcatataaaactaatttaaaaacatttttaactttttgtaatTCTGTACATGTATATAAGGACTCGTGTGGCACGGAGTGaggtgaaagtcagaggacaagtcTGTGCAAtaggttccctccttccacttttaCAGGGTTCTGcggaatcaaactcagggtgtCAGGTTTATGGGAAGTGCTTTCCTTCTGAGCCAGCTCACCAGCTtcaggttggttttttttcttctcaagaaactgaacccagggccttagagcatgccaggcaagcattttGTGACTGAGTTTTCTCTATagtatttttctttccctttaaatttgtctgtctctgagacaggggctcactaggtagctctggctatcctggaactcactatgtagagcaagttggcctcaaactcacatgccACGGCGTGCTGTGACAGTCAGAGGGTAACTCTGAGGAGCTGGTTCTCCCCCTCCACAGTGGGGTTTGGGGACTTAAATCAGGTTTTCAGCTTTGTGCA
The Microtus pennsylvanicus isolate mMicPen1 chromosome 11, mMicPen1.hap1, whole genome shotgun sequence genome window above contains:
- the Rilp gene encoding rab-interacting lysosomal protein encodes the protein MEPRRAASGSPNQGCAVGAGSAAELVYHLAGALGTELQELARRFGPDAAAGLVPLVVRALELLEKAAVGPAPDSLQVSAQQAELELRRLSEENRRLRQELGSGPQEERELLRQLKEVTDRQRDELRAHSRDLMRRSPETEALQEQLQRLLLINSELRYKLAAVQTQLRAAQDRERERQMALDGSRQLAEEQRLKPEVATLDDRVDAPQQPGHPPEAVQCGFTREELEQILQERNELKANVFLLKEELAYFQRELLSDHRVPGLLLEAMKVAVKKQRKKIKAKMLGTPEEAESSDDEDDSWLLLSNDKEDAPLVPGSRIQNFFSLWYRGETETPEAETSSRAPGRQEGEEAPQQHHLEPVGSLPAPNS